Below is a genomic region from Streptantibioticus cattleyicolor NRRL 8057 = DSM 46488.
CCTCCGTTTTGAACCGCGCCCACTCCACACCACCGGAAAAGGAACCCGGACCGAAGCGGCGAGCCGCCCGCGCGCCCCGCGCCGACGCGCTGCGCAACCGCGACCGGCTGATCGCCGTGGCCCGGGCCGCGTTCGCGTCCGCCGACGACACCGTCCCGCTGGAGACCATCGCCCGCGAGGCTGGCGTGGGGATCGGCACCCTCTACCGCCACTTCCCGACCCGGGAGGCGCTGGTGGAGGCGGTGTACGCCGCCGAGCTCGACGACGTCACCGACGCCGTCCCGGCTCTGCTGCGGGAGCTGGCGCCGGACGCGGCGCTGCGGGCGTGGATGGACCGCTACGCCGCGTTCATCGCGACGAAGCGCGGGATGCTCGACACGCTCCGGGCCGGCTGGGCGTCCGGGCGCATCGCCACCCCGTCCACCCGGGAACGCGTCACCGCCGCCATCGCAGAACTCCTCGCCGCCGGGGCCGAAGCGGGGTCGCTCCGCTCCGACGTCGAGCCGGACGACGTCACCGCGATGCTCGTGGGCGTGCTGCTCTCCACGGCGGAGGCCGACCCCCCGGAACGCACCGGGCGCCTGCTCGACCTCGTCATGGCCGCGCTGCGTCCGACCGGCGTTCCCGCCGACGAGGCGTAGCCGCCGGGGAGTTGACCGGCTTACGCCCGCTCGCCCGCCGCACCGCCGCCACTCCAGCCGTGGTCGAGGAGGTCGAAGATCCGGTCGAGGGCGGCCTCGGAGTCGGCGCGGCCGTGGACGAGGGCGACGGCCTCCAGGGCGAAGTGGGCCAGCGCCTGGCAGCCGGGGTCGCCGGCGGGCAGTCCGGCGTCCTCGGCGATCGCCGAGGCCAGGGCGTTCTCGTGCCGCAGCCACATCCGGCGGGCGTACTCGCGCAGCGCCGGGGTGGTCTCGATCAGGCGGAGGAAGTCGGGGAAGCGGGGGTCGTCGCGCACCTGGCGGGCGCGTTCGCCGCGGAGCATCCGGCGCAGCGCCTGGGGGACACTGTGGCCGGCGGGACGGTCGCGGACGGCGGCGGTCAACGCGGCCTCGCGGTCGGCGTCCTCGTCGAAGACGAGCGCTTCCTTGCCGTCCGGGAAGTGCTTGAACAGCGTGGTCACGGAGACGTCGGCGGCCTCGGCGACGTCCCGCACGCCCACCGCGTCGTACCCGCGTTCCAGGAACAGCTCCAGCGCCGCGTCCGCCAGGGCGCGGCGAGTGGCGGCCTTCTTGCGCTCACGGCGCCCCATCTCGGTCACCCCGCCACTTTAGCGCATCGGATCAAAAAGTTGAGCTGTTGCATATATTTAGCGGCTTCACTTACTGTGGTGGCGTCCGGTCGCCCCGGCCGGACCGGCGACACGACAAGGACCCACCCATGACCACCACACCCCGCATCGCCATCGTCGGCGGCGGGCCCGCCGGGCTGATGTGCGCCCGCGTACTCCAGCGGCACGGCATCGAAGCGGCCGTCTACGACGCGGACACCGCCGTGGACTCCCGCGACCCGGGAGGCACCCTCGACCTGCACGCCGACTCGGGCCAGATCGCCCTGGAGGACGCCGGTCTGATGGACGCCTTCATGGCGCTGGCCCGTACCGAGGGCCAGGCCAAGACCAGCCGCGACCACCACGGCACCGTCCGCGCCGCGTTCGTCCCCACCGACGACGACACCGCGGCCCCCGAGATCGACCGCGGCCAGCTGCGCGCCATGCTCCACGCACACCTGCGGCCCGGCACCGTCCGCTGGGGCCACAAGCTGCTGCGGGTCGCCCCCGACGGCGACGGCGCGCATCTGCTGGAGTTCGCCGACGGCGGCCGGGTCTCCGCCGACCTGGTCGTCGGCGCGGACGGCGCCTGGTCGAAGGTCCGCCCGCTGCTGACCGACGCGGTACCGGAGTACCTCGGGGTGTGTTTCCTCGACGTCCGGTACGACGACGTCGACACCCGCCACCCCGGCATCGCCGAACTCGTCGGCCACGGCCACATGTTCGCCAACGACGGTGACGGCCGCGCGGTGATCGT
It encodes:
- a CDS encoding TetR/AcrR family transcriptional regulator — encoded protein: MGRRERKKAATRRALADAALELFLERGYDAVGVRDVAEAADVSVTTLFKHFPDGKEALVFDEDADREAALTAAVRDRPAGHSVPQALRRMLRGERARQVRDDPRFPDFLRLIETTPALREYARRMWLRHENALASAIAEDAGLPAGDPGCQALAHFALEAVALVHGRADSEAALDRIFDLLDHGWSGGGAAGERA
- a CDS encoding FAD-dependent oxidoreductase, whose protein sequence is MTTTPRIAIVGGGPAGLMCARVLQRHGIEAAVYDADTAVDSRDPGGTLDLHADSGQIALEDAGLMDAFMALARTEGQAKTSRDHHGTVRAAFVPTDDDTAAPEIDRGQLRAMLHAHLRPGTVRWGHKLLRVAPDGDGAHLLEFADGGRVSADLVVGADGAWSKVRPLLTDAVPEYLGVCFLDVRYDDVDTRHPGIAELVGHGHMFANDGDGRAVIVQRNSDGVVRGYIAFRAEADWHTRAGVDLTDRAAVRAFLLREFSGWSALMRPMLTDNDSDYLPRAFHALPAPLTWRRVPGATLVGDAAHLMAPFGGHGTNLALLDAAELARAIAEEATVDAAVARHEAAMFARSGELAVQSNAALRRFFATTSPDAPHLPPDHAAEHEEYRARAAEYRRRQGEAGRA
- a CDS encoding TetR/AcrR family transcriptional regulator; its protein translation is MNRAHSTPPEKEPGPKRRAARAPRADALRNRDRLIAVARAAFASADDTVPLETIAREAGVGIGTLYRHFPTREALVEAVYAAELDDVTDAVPALLRELAPDAALRAWMDRYAAFIATKRGMLDTLRAGWASGRIATPSTRERVTAAIAELLAAGAEAGSLRSDVEPDDVTAMLVGVLLSTAEADPPERTGRLLDLVMAALRPTGVPADEA